CCCTACAGCGGGGAGTCGGTTCCCTACCTGGCGCGTCTTCTGGTGGCATCCGCCGGCGGGGAAGAGGAGCTTGAAACCAGCCCGCTGGCCAGTTGGGTCACCTGTTCCCTGAGCCCGCTGGATTTCAAGTGGATGGACATGGAAATCATCCTCCAGGGCGCCCGCCTGGGATGCGCCATGCAGCCCTGCAGCCTGCCGGGCTCGGGTGCCACCGGCCCCTTCACCGCGCCCGGGGTGGTGCTGCTGTCTGCGGCCGAAAACCTGGTCATGCTGGCGGTCGCCCAGATTGTCCGGCCGGGAACGCCGGTCGTGGCCACCTCCCTGCAGTTCTCGGCGGACATGCGCACCGGCCGCAGCCTGCAGTCCAGTGTCGAGTCTCTCCGTCAGTCGGCCCTCTTTCCGCAGCTGATGCAGGACGCCTTCGGCGTTCCGGCGCACACCTACGGCAGCGGTTCGGACTCGCCCGATATCGACGCTCAGGGCATGGTGGAGCGGTCTTTGCGGGCCATGCTGATCGCCTCTTGCGGGGCCGCCGTGCTGGGCGGTGCCGGCCAGCTGGAAGTCGCCTGCAGTGTAAGTCCGATTGCGCTGGCCATCGACAACGAGATCTTTGGGATGGTAAAGGCCATCATCGCGGAGATGAAATTCGACGATGATGCCCTGGCCTGGAAGGAGTTGATGAGCATCGAGCCGGGGGGCCAGTTCCTGACCAACCCGCACACCTTCAAGCACTGCCGCGAGGTTTTTCTGCCAATCAATTTCACCCGCCTGACCCGGGACGCCTGGGCCCAGGCCGGCGGCAAGGATCTCAACCAGAGGGTGCGCGCGTATCTCCGGGAGGTGATGAAGGACGCCGGCCCCATCGCCTTGCCGGAAGCCGCCCGCAAGGAAATGGCGGCTATTGTCCAGGCGGCGGATGAAAAGCTGGCCAAATGAAAATGGCTGAGGGCCGTGGCCACCAAGCCGCAACCACCCGCAAACCATGCTCAAGGAGAGCCGTGATGATCGATTATAACGCCATAACCGAAACGCTGATGAAGGGGGATGCCGAACGGTTGACGGTCCTGGTGCGCGAGGCCCTCGAGGGGGGCGCCAAGGCCGGGGAGGTGTTGAATACCGCCCTGATCCCGGGGATGGACGTCGTCGGCCAAAAGATGGAAACCGGTGACCTGTTCATCCCGGAGGTCTTGATGTCGGCCCAGGCGATGAGTGCCGCGGTGGAAATTCTCAAGCCGCTGCTGGGGGAGGGGGAGGCCGCCACCCCGGGCAAGGTGGTGATCGGCACGGTCAAGGGCGACCTGCATGACATCGGCAAGAACCTGGTGACCATGATGATCGAAAGCGCCGGCTTCGAGGTCGTCGATCTGGGGGTGGACGTCTCCCCGCAGCAGTTCGTCGAGGCCATCAAAACCCACCAGCCCGATGTCGTCGGGCTCTCGGCGCTGCTGACCACCACCATGAACATGATGCAGCAGACCATCGCCGCCATCGTTGCGGGCGGCTGCCGCGAGCGGGTCAAGATCATTGTTGGGGGGGCCCCGGTCACCGAGCGCTTCGCGGCCGAGATCGGGGCCGACGGCTACGCCGCCGATGCCGGCGCCGCCAGCAAGCTGGTCAAGTCTTTTTTCAACTGAAGCGTTGCGGGCCAAACCCCGACGGAGGCGAGTCCCTGTCGGC
This portion of the Desulfobacteraceae bacterium genome encodes:
- a CDS encoding trimethylamine methyltransferase family protein; translation: MSCHNRMRFYGEEQLALMKDRIFELLEKRGVKMDHEEVMQRLQKAGARVDFAAKMVRFPRAFMAEQLAKAPREFSLVGRNGNFALQFPHPQGLFYTRLCTGGQNWLDPESGAFRRVTIEDLAYWRQLSDRLPHIDYSPFLVPDNVPSPTADVHALRTMLENGEKHIWIQPYSGESVPYLARLLVASAGGEEELETSPLASWVTCSLSPLDFKWMDMEIILQGARLGCAMQPCSLPGSGATGPFTAPGVVLLSAAENLVMLAVAQIVRPGTPVVATSLQFSADMRTGRSLQSSVESLRQSALFPQLMQDAFGVPAHTYGSGSDSPDIDAQGMVERSLRAMLIASCGAAVLGGAGQLEVACSVSPIALAIDNEIFGMVKAIIAEMKFDDDALAWKELMSIEPGGQFLTNPHTFKHCREVFLPINFTRLTRDAWAQAGGKDLNQRVRAYLREVMKDAGPIALPEAARKEMAAIVQAADEKLAK
- a CDS encoding corrinoid protein, giving the protein MIDYNAITETLMKGDAERLTVLVREALEGGAKAGEVLNTALIPGMDVVGQKMETGDLFIPEVLMSAQAMSAAVEILKPLLGEGEAATPGKVVIGTVKGDLHDIGKNLVTMMIESAGFEVVDLGVDVSPQQFVEAIKTHQPDVVGLSALLTTTMNMMQQTIAAIVAGGCRERVKIIVGGAPVTERFAAEIGADGYAADAGAASKLVKSFFN